The sequence gggttttgcgccatgCGCAGTGTATTAGACCTCGCCTGTCGAAACTAAGCCTAggagaactaggaaattaatccgccatggattagtaggtgcaaaatcctacccgcaatcagaaaacaaggaataaaaggagtcgtggaataggagcagcaagaaagggaggtgtggccatgtcataggccagccggcgccacttgcaagtggccacaccccatgctgctcgaaccgacccctatttcccgtcgaccaatcaggtcgcgttaaacccgccacacgcacatgagttgcgGCTGTGCCCATACTTGCCggtcctatttcccatcgaccaatcaggtcgcttatccgccacacgcacactagaagtgtggccacacccatgcttggccaaCCCCTCTTTTTAatcggccaatcaggtcgctctaaacctgccacagtatcaaaagaggcaaagttgcgccagatggtcacaatgccaaattggctttccaaagtcGCGCCaatatgctaattggcatgccaaacatgccaaacgtgcatgccaaacatgccattccGCTCCGACATACTAGTGACATGCCGAACATCCCATGCCATGCCaaaacgctaattggcatgccaaacgtgccactttgccacataAGCATGTCGAACGTGGCAAcgtaccataaatagcgcgccaacgtgctaacccacttcttgttcgtggccaaatgCCAAGTAGGGAACTTTAAACacggctctgccttagtggcattagtcgaaaccctaatttccagtcgtgtcccaattacgctactttggccctacaacatgccacgagccatgtgggactcgccaaaccctaaaaacggcgccattctataatcacccgtgACCATCCTTGCGCccgtggttattcccatattatggcctgccataattcctttaatgtggccatggcaccgattgaATAAGCGCCACCATGCCGCGGCCATGCCAcgcgcgctaattagggttttgagccaaaccctaatttagctaaagtttccACGCCAACTAATTCAAGTAaatctcctaaggccttaagtttgatatagcaacagggccaatgttgtcaGAGCCatatttgagtctaacaccaatatgccaaaaaacttccatggctacgctaggcgccactatgccacttgCATGCCGCTATATTccactacaccattggcatgtgccaatgacgccattgtgctaccatcaggcgccaacagaatgtggtcataatcaatggccaccctttctcatgagttacgatctcaaccgtccaaattcgccacagaattgacaggcctgtggcaagttttgggcgaccaactaagacaagctAAATAGTATCACGTGttattctcctgtggcaagtctcctgactttgacttgccgcacatagcaatctgctacatattttccttgaaaacacttgagacatcaaacatgtcacaaactgggggatgcccatcagggtattggtctggcggtttacagcgtgcggcgtgcaacacgtccattataagaaagtgtcagaaagcagggcagttagtggcggcaagaagtagtgggtgtaaactaaccagtttcctccacAGTGGGAACATGGTTTCTGATAGTTACGCAtaacccacttctccatcactcaatcactcctactttctacgagatcagggtgcgttcaatatgacttgtacaaataggttttacctattttcgaccaaacgacaagttttggttagaacaacaacacagtatccagaaaaataccaaagaactgatagcttacattccgcaagccagttccaaattctgatacaagtcattcagaattaaccattttgGTCTCAACGCcttcttcgattccctccctaagaccaacccttctccttcactttgtgaccaaagaaagactggaacggccatttcttggtttaggctgggattgtacagattgatctctcgaacctaaagcactcccttgcagtgcatttgttttaggtttagatttgtttctcatccacacacccaaatttaccaaaaccagcagaaacagtttttacccataaacatcaCCATGGGGTGCTCATGTTTTATTTGTGAAAAAGAAAGATGGTTCTTTACGATTGTGTGTTGACTACCGTGAACTGAACAAGGTCACGATAAGAAACAAATATCATTTACCTAGGATTAATGATATATTTGACCAGTTGAAAGGGGCTAATGGTTTTCGAAGATCGATTTGCGATCAAGCCATCATCAGCTTCTTGTTAGAGAGCAAGATATTTCTAAGACTGCATTCCTGGCTCGTTATGGTTCTTATGAGTTTCTGGTGATGCCTTTTGGGCTTACGAATGCACCAGCGGTTTTTATGGATTTGATGAATCGAGTATTTAGAGATTTTCTTGATCGGTTTGTTATTGTATTTATCGATGATATTTTTGTGTACTCTAATACTCGGGATCAACACGTGGAATACTTACGCTTAGTGTTGCATACTTTGAGAGAGCATCAATTGTTTGCAAAGTTCTTGAAATGTGAGTTTTGGAAACAATCAGTTAAGTTTTTGGGGCATGTGATATCTGAATCCGGAGTTTCTGTAGACCCTTCCAAGATTGAGGCAGTGTTGAGTTGGAAACAACCTACAACGGTTTCAGAATTCGAAGTTTTCTTAATTACCATCGTTTCATTAAGAATTTTTCTCGAATTTTGGGACCACTTACTAAGCTAACTAAGAAGGGAGTATTTTTTGTTTGGGGTGTGAAGACGCTTTTCAGGAGCTTTAGACTAAGCTTACCTCGGCACCAGTTTTGACCTTACCTGAAGAAGGAAAGGAGTTAGTGGTTTAGAAAGATGCCTCATTTCTCGGATTGGGATGTGTTTTGATGCAAGAAGGTAAGGTTATTGCTTATGCTTCTAGGAAATTGCGTGTCCATGAGAAGAATTATCCAACCCATGACTTGGAGTTGGCAGTGATAAGTTGTGTTCTGAAGTTGTGCCGATATTACTTATATGGCGAGAGATTTGAGTTTTTCACTAATCACAAGAGTCTCAAGTATCTATTTTCCCAGAAGGATTTGAATATGAGACAACGTCGATGGATGGAGCTCATCAATGATTACACCTTCGGCTTACAATATCACCCTAGTACGGCGAATGTTGTAGCTGATGCCTTAAGCAGAAAACCAAGGGGTTTGTTATCTTTCATGATGGAGGAAGAGTGGAAGATGTTAGAGACAGTCGATGAGTTTATCTTAGACGTCAAGAATCCTTCTACTTCTCAagcatttttgggaaatcttaTGGTACAACCTGCACTTATTATTCGTATTGTTCAGGCTCAATCCAAGGATGATTGGTGTTCGAAACTACTTAGATCTGGAGACTTAAGTGAAGATTTTGATGTAGGTATGGATGGTGGTGTTCGGCTTCGAGGTCGGTTATGTGTACCATGGACGCTCGGTTTAGAGGTGAGGTATTTTATGGAGCTCATCGCAGTCGCTACACTATCCATCCCGGAGCTACAAAAATGTATAAGGATTTGCGTAGACAGTTTTGGTGGAAAAGTATGAAGCGAGAGATTACAGAACACGTTTCTAAATGCCGAACTTGTCAGCAAGTTAAGATTGAACATCAAAAGCCAGCCGGTGAACTACAACCACTTCCAATACCGGAATGGAAATGGGATAATATATTCATGGATTTTATAGTTGGACTACCTAGATCAAAGAGAGGACATGACTCTATTTGGGTAATAGTGGATCAGTTGACTAAGTTGGCACACTTATTACCAGTGCATACTACTTATACTGTAGATATATTATGCAAGGTCTATGTAGAGAAGATTGTGGTATTGCATGGAGTGCCAGTCTCGATTGTTTCTGATAAGGGTGCTTAATTCACTTTCAAATTTTGGGGAGGATTTCAAAAAGCTATGGGTTCAGAGTTGGATTTGAGTACTTCatttcatcctcagactgatggtCAGACAGATAGAGTTAATCAAATATTGGAGAATATGCTTCGGGCGTGTGTGCTAGATTTCCAAGGAAACTGGGATGAATACTTACTGTGGGCAGAATTTGCCTACAATAATAGTTATCAGTTGAGCATTGGTATGGCTCCTTTTGAAGATCTTTATGGAAGAGATTTTTGGGTCCTAATTTTGTTCAGCTCACTACGAAGAAGATCCTAGTGGTTAAGGATTGTCTTCGTAAAGCTCAAAGTAGACAGAAAAGTTATGCAGATAGGAAGCGTCGACCATTACCACTTCAAGTCAGAGATGAGGTATTACTCAAGGTGTCTCCTATGAAAGGAGTAATGAGGTTTGGGAATAAGAGTAAACTGGCTCGCAGGTTCATTGGACCTTTTCCTATAACTAAGAAGATTGGAAACGTGGCATTCCAGTTAGAGTTACCACCGCAATTGGCTGGAGTACACAACGTATTTCATGTTTCAATGTTACGTAGACACTTAAGAGATGAGGAGCGAGCTCAGCAAGCAGACCTTAGTGAGTGGGTTGTGCAACCGGGTGCCACCTATGAAGATAAGGGTATTTGTAGTTTAGAACGACAATTTAGGCAACTACGATCTCGAGCAATTTCATTTGTCAAGCTGCGATGGAATCCAATAGACGAACGAGAGGCTTCTTGGGAACATGAGGATGTTATTCGTCGTTATCATACGCATATTTTCAATAACAAGGTAATTTTGATTCCGGGTACGAAATCCCATTTCTAGTGGGGTAGATTGTAATACTCAAATTTTTAGCAacgtaattatatatatatatataattagttTTAGATGCAAGGGAGGCCCTTAGTGAACCTAGAATTTTATTTAGTATTATCCTAAGTGATTATGTAGTTTAGGTCTTTGACCTCTTCCCCCCACTTCCTGATCATTTGGGAAGTATAATATTTATCAAAGGAAATATCAAGAATTGAAACATAAGAAATACAGACGTCGTACTTGTATGTGAGATTGATAGATTTAGAGTGAATAGAGGTACCAAGTAATAAGCGAGGAGTAAAGTATAAATATGGTACGTTTTAATATTTGTGGTAGATATAATCAAGTTCCTTTTGTTTTTAAGAGAGTTTTGTTGTTTGGATTTCTTAGGACTTGTTCACTGAAAGCTAATCGGCAAAAGTGGAAGGGTCTGTTACTGCAATATTGAGGCAAGTTTAATTCAGTCTCTTAGGTTCGGATTAATGTATAAGTGGCAATTGAATATTTCGTAAACTATATATACTCATGCTTGATTTTTAGATTAGGCAGTTGCTTGTGATTTAATTAAAATTCTAATGTTATCGTGGTTACAGATGAGTTAGGTATGAGCATGGAAAATAGTTAAATTTAGATTTTGTTAGATGCCAATCATGTTGCTTGCTAAGAGGTTAGGGTGTTGTGTACTTAATATAGGTGTAAAATTTGATTCCCTAACGTGTGTGACTATGGGTACTAATTGGGTTTTTCACTAGAATCTGGTTACAAGTTTCTGATCTAGATGTACGAATAGTCAATGGGGAATTGTTTTCTTGTGTAAGTTACTTGTTTGTTAGGATGTGTTGG comes from Papaver somniferum cultivar HN1 chromosome 7, ASM357369v1, whole genome shotgun sequence and encodes:
- the LOC113294706 gene encoding uncharacterized protein LOC113294706, with translation MQEGKVIAYASRKLRVHEKNYPTHDLELAVISCVLKLCRYYLYGERFEFFTNHKSLKYLFSQKDLNMRQRRWMELINDYTFGLQYHPSTANVVADALSRKPRGLLSFMMEEEWKMLETVDEFILDVKNPSTSQAFLGNLMVQPALIIRIVQAQSKDDWCSKLLRSGDLSEDFDVGMDGGVRLRGRLCVPWTLGLEVRYFMELIAVATLSIPELQKCIRICVDSFGGKV